The Solanum pennellii chromosome 4, SPENNV200 genomic interval GAATTTGTGATTCATATTATATTTCAGAATTAGAAGTCACAAATTACATAAGTAATTCAAAGAACACAGAAGACAGGTTACAAATGATCTTAATTCTGGattaagaaaatcaataatGGGTATTGATATCTGTCGTATATAAATAAGCATCAAGAACAACACACCTTTTTGCATTACTACTTTTATTGTCGTTTATAATTATCCTCATAAAAACCTCGCCTTTTAGATTTATGACCCAATTACAGTCGATACACATGGAGATTAAGGTGAACGTGAGGATAAGGATTGAGAGTCGTGAATACAATAATAGAATTTACCAATGCAGTCTTCTATTTGAGGAAGGggattcatgaaaaaaaaagaatttatgaaagatcCTCCACTGGGCCAGCCACATTCACTAAGGATCATCAAGGTAACCTGTAACCTGCATTTCCACTTGCATACATTTCTCTTTACTACTGTACCAGGATCATCCAGATAACTTGCATTCCCACTTGCATATACTTAGCTTTAATACTGTACCAAGAAAGTGCCTCATTACCCTTTACTCCGACCTCTACCATCTTTGTATTGACCGtccaatatgtatttttaaaattaataaaaaaaaatattgcacCACTACTTTTACATGACGCTCCTTCCTTTATAATATAAGTCACACTCTTTCCAATTCAATAATTTTCCTTATAAAGCTTTTTCACAACACTCTCACTTATTCATCTTCCACCCTCCCAatatattttcaacttcttcaatcCCAACATACCTTTAACaatattgtttttttccttCTGGTTGCTTGCCCAGATTGTTACTTTCGCCATCTCCTGATTACCATCATGCAAACTACCGCAACAACAAACAACTAAGAACTCCTACTTTTAATTAAGATTGTAAGGCCAAATGTTGTTGTGAAACAATAGGACTGGAGGCTTTGAACTTTCTGAATAACCTGTTAAAGTAAAACTACATGTACTCCATGTTGTTGCAATATATTCATCTTTCTTTCATGTAATTCCTCTATTAAACAAACATTTTCATAGGTACAATTAATTTCAAGAGTTCTCTACTTCCTTAGAAATTATTTGTGATGTCGCCTCAAATCCCTACGCACTATCAGATTCTGCTACTCTATAGAGCTTTACCAGAaatctaaaactaaaataaccaCTGAACTCAACCTTGAATCATAAAAGATTAATGTAtggttaaaattttattttacaccccttcattttttttaatacgcAAAAAAACGTATAGAGTTGCATGGTTTCcacttcaattttaaaaaattccttTGTGTGGATGCTCGTATCTCTATATATACTCTGAATACATTCATGTGTTTCCTATTATTGCATTATGTATATTGCAGTCCCTCTCTTAGGCCAGATTAAGGACCAAACCAATTAATTCTTAAAATGCCCCCTACTGCCTTAGATGTTGTCCATTATGCCTTCAAAGATCTCTATGCACTATCCATGTATGATGATTTATAAAGTTTAACTTGaattttaatactttattaACTATGAGGCTGTGATCTGGAAAATAAATTGTCCAGAAGCATCATGTTACACTATGACAATCAAGAAGAGCCAAGGACAAACTCTTTATCAGGTGGGACTGTATCTTCCATTACATTTATTCACCCATGGACAATTATATGTTGCATATCTTgagttaaaacaagaaaattattatccATCGTCCACGCAGACGAGCAGAGAGAAGCcctaaaaactttttaaaatgttatgaatagAAAAATCTTCAAGAATGGATGCCCAAGAGTTGTAGAAAGATATGTGGTAATTAAGGGTGTTTGCCACCGAGCAAAGCGCGGGCTGTTTACCTAGTAAGTAATGATATTGAAAGACAAATGTGACAATATTCAGTAAAACAAAAATGTGACAATTGATAATATGAGAGTTATTAGTTTGACAAAGTTTGTGAATGGCACAAGTGTAACTAACTCTTTAATTATCATGTCTTTAACCAGAATAGCAATGATTGATTATCATAATTAAGCACTAAATAACCTTTTTCACCCATTAACTTcaatcaaaaataagaaattagttCATGTATTGGTTAACAATATTTAGATATCTTCATACATTTCATTTCCTGAATGCTAGAAGAAATGAAAGACAAATCCTtctaaaagaaaagtaaaacaaaacaatCAAGGTCTATTACTATACCTTTTTGTCTTGGATTATTTGAGGACAAGAGTGGAAATTATTAAGAATGAGCACAAGATTATCTAAACTATATTTaatctataaaaatatattgtttggGTTTCAAGTCTAGCTTAGAGAAAAATAACAAGGACCAAATAAAAGATTGCTTGTTGCGAAACAACAGGGTGTTTGTCTCTATAAATGTCTTCAATTCCCCAAATCCATTACAAATTTACAGTAGCTTGGTCCAAGATCCCAAGAACGGGAAAACATCAATTAGCGGTCTCAATACAAATGGAGTTCCTCTCCTTCCAATTATCTTGCTCAATTTACAATCAGTCCATTGTTTTGGTTCAGCCAGACTCTGACTAAGGGGCTTTTCCTGCTGTCCTTCCATCCCATGATTGTCTAGTTTATCCCAACCACTAAAATTTAGAGTGGTTCCTACTTTTTCTCTATCAGGTGCACCATTGGAGAACTGCTACTCTTTAACCTTTCCGTTTCAAGTATTTACTCCTTTTCCCTTTCTTGTTTAGGGTTTTTCGCTACTCTAGCATATcgtcttttctttttcttgtaatCAAATTGTGGACCTTCACCTGACCATCCCCAGATGGCATCCCTGACTAATGAAAGAGTAGAATATGTGAAAGGAAGATCTAATCCATGATAATAGAATTTGTACGTGTTCCAAGTACCACCGGCATAATAATAGTTGGAAGCTCACAACCAGAGGCTCTGAGACACTGCATTAGACCATAAGACGATTATACTTACCATAGTTTGCAATAATAGAGGTTTTATAACCAAGCCTTAATAAATCGAATTTTCTTACAAGCCAGCAGATTAAACACTCAATATCGTTCACATATTTACATGATCTCTGAAACCTAATTAACAgaaaaggctgaaatttttTCGTTACCAGGTGATCGGCAGCAATATTTCTACTTTAATTGTTGAAATGTGCCTCATGAGCTGTTAATTGATGTTGAGTTGGCATAATGACATGGATGCTgatgtgttttattttttcaaaagataGATATCTCATGTTTTAGTCTATCAGTTGTGAGTTTCCTAGTCTTTATGCATGTAGAGTTGTTGGTAGACGTAGTGCCTAGTTAATAGGAAGATTCTGTTTTTGAGTTAGTTCATATTGTTAGGAGTTCCTTCAATTTAAATGCTTCTTCTTTTAGCTTAATGAAatatatctttttcttcttcagtcGTTTATCTTCCTTTAGTTATTAACActaacaaattggtatcaaagCCCTCTTCTTAAGGGACTTGTTAGTGTAGTCTAAGTGAATCATCAACAAAGTCCCTACATGTTGCCTTGAAAAGCCATCAGAACACATGGATTTTGTTCACTCTTCTGGTTCTTATGCTATTTCTCCACACATGTTTGATGGAGAGAACTATCAGGTATAGGCTATCAAGATGCAAAATCATATGGACACATGTGATCTTTAGGAAGCACTAGAGAAAGATTACAAAATTCATCTTTTACCAAGAAATCCAACAATGTCTCAGATCAAGCTTTACAAGGAAAGGAAGACTAGAAAATCCAAGGAGAAATCTTGTTTTATGCTACACTTTCGCCTACaacttttttcaaaatcatgATGTTGGAATCCCCAAAGCAATCTAGGATTTCCTAAAACAAGAATACGAAGGGTATAAACGAATCAAAGGTATTAGAGTACGAATTTCATTCGAGAATTTGAGATA includes:
- the LOC107017585 gene encoding LOW QUALITY PROTEIN: uncharacterized protein LOC107017585 (The sequence of the model RefSeq protein was modified relative to this genomic sequence to represent the inferred CDS: inserted 2 bases in 2 codons; substituted 2 bases at 2 genomic stop codons), with translation MQCLRASGCELPTIIMPVVLGTRTNSIIMXLDLPFTYSTLSLVRDAIWGWSGEGPQFDYKKKKRRYARVAKNPXTRKGKGVNTXNGKVKEXQFSNGAPDREKVGTTLNFSGWDKLDNHGMEGQQEKPLSQSLAEPKQWTDCKLSKIIGRRGTPFVLRPLIDVFPFLGSWTKLL